In Oryza sativa Japonica Group chromosome 2, ASM3414082v1, the following are encoded in one genomic region:
- the LOC4328027 gene encoding uncharacterized protein, which translates to MMRRFVNLVVDTAGGGGDATAYKLYRVAASALFSCPARRQAAKVLDPDDVEDAAGGLPPPAITFHPSSLSGPGNVDFLYLYGSGGGSDGDDSLLALDVDGRGLLYSAASAAVRYMPDPCKPKIEPISFTADDGRLYVIERVPLSGNPGCFEALTYGLLPDDDDSLSSRMGWYWRSLPPPPFAKAGYDITASAVVQLNESKELWVTAAHGAGTFSFDTNSKVGEWRELGEKGMPFMGRGEYVEEHGQWFGLSSTPRLGLYLCSCDLSYLCCSYDAQVMVRCWLDGLDRLPAAAPPKRSLLMETYAVHLGSGRFCIARFMEEEEQHNISLHPFFRVAGEKSKNDRFLLLTGVDVVGSDDAVVVHKSIRYAFQNGDFVRGYSRVF; encoded by the coding sequence ATGATGCGGCGGTTTGTGAATTTGGTGGTGgacaccgccggcggcggcggcgacgcgacggcgtaCAAGCTGTACCGCGTCGCTGCATCGGCCCTCTTTTCATGTCCAGCACGTCGGCAAGCAGCCAAAGTACTAGATCCAGATGACGtggaggacgccgccggcggcctgccTCCTCCGGCCATCACCTTCCACCCTTCCTCATTGTCCGGCCCTGGAAACGTCGATTTCTTGTACCTCtacggcagtggcggcggcagcgacggcgacgacagccTTCTCGCCCTCGACGTCGACGGCCGTGGTCTGCTCtacagcgccgcctccgccgccgtccgctACATGCCCGACCCGTGCAAGCCCAAGATCGAGCCAATCTCCTTCACCGCCGACGATGGCCGCCTCTACGTCATCGAGAGGGTGCCCTTGTCCGGTAACCCCGGCTGCTTCGAGGCTCTCACCTACGGCTTactccccgacgacgacgactcacTGTCCTCCAGGATGGGCTGGTACTGGCGGTCTCTTCCGCCGCCTCCTTTCGCCAAGGCTGGCTACGACATCACCGCCTCCGCGGTGGTGCAGTTGAACGAATCGAAGGAGCTCTgggtgacggcggcgcacggagcCGGGACCTTCTCGTTCGACACGAATTCCAAGGTTGGGGAGTGGAGGGAGCTTGGCGAAAAGGGGATGCCGTTCATGGGGCGCGGCGAGTACGTGGAGGAGCACGGGCAATGGTTTGGGCTCTCCTCCACGCCGAGGCTGGGGCTGTACCTCTGTTCCTGCGATCTCTCCTATCTCTGCTGTTCCTACGATGCGCAGGTGATGGTCAGGTGCTGGTTGGATGGCCTAGaccggctgccggcggcggcgccgcccaagCGATCGTTACTGATGGAGACCTATGCCGTGCACCTCGGCTCCGGTAGGTTCTGCATCGCCAGGttcatggaggaggaggagcaacaCAACATCTCACTTCATCCATTcttccgcgtcgccggcgaaaaAAGCAAGAACGACAGGTTCTTGCTGCTCACCGGCGTTGATGTGGTGGGCAGtgacgacgccgtcgtcgtgcaCAAGTCTATACGCTACGCATTCCAAAACGGTGATTTCGTTCGTGGTTACTCTCGAGTCTTTTAA
- the LOC112936091 gene encoding diphosphomevalonate decarboxylase 2 isoform X4: protein MAAAEEGQWVLMATGRSPTNIAVIKYWGKRDEALILPVNDSISVTLDPDHLSATTTVAVSPSFPSDRMWLNGKEISLSGGRFQSCLREIRKRAQDVEDEKKGIRIKKEDWGKLHVHIASYNNFPTAAGLASSVAGLVCFVFTLGNLMNVKEDYGELSSIARQGSGSACRSIYGGFVKWCMGKNNDGSDSIAVQLADEAHWNDLVIIIAVVSSKQKETSSTSGMRDSVETSPLLQYRAQRK from the exons atggcggcggcggaggaggggcagTGGGTGCTCATGGCCACCGGCCGATCTCCCACCAACATCGCCGTCATCAAGTACTGGGGGAAGAGGGACGAGGCGCTCATCCTCCCCGTCAACGACAGCATCAGCGTCACCCTCGACCCCGACCAcctctccgccaccaccaccgtcgccgtcagcccttccttcccctccgaCCGGATGTGGCTCAACGGCAAG GAGATCTCCTTGTCAGGAGGGAGGTTCCAGAGCTGCCTCAGGGAGATCCGGAAGCGTGCTCAAGATGTCGAGGATGAGAAGAAGGGGATCAGGATCAAGAAAGAGGACTGGGGGAAGCTACATGTACACATAGCATCGTACAACAACTTCCCCACTGCTGCTGGTTTGGCCTCTTCGGTTGCTGGCTTGGTTTGTTTTG TTTTCACCCTTGGAAATCTAATGAATGTGAAAGAAGATTATGGTGAACTTTCTTCCATAGCAAG GCAAGGGTCTGGAAGTGCATGCCGCAGTATATATGGGGGATTCGTGAAATGGTGTATGGGAAAA AATAATGATGGAAGTGACAGCATAGCTGTACAACTTGCTGATGAGGCACACTGGAATGATCTTGTTATTATCATAGCAGTG GTCAGTTCAAAGCAGAAGGAAACAAGTAGCACTAGTGGGATGCGAGACAGTGTTGAAACAAGTCCCCTTTTGCAATATAGGGCCCAG AGGAAGTAG
- the LOC112936091 gene encoding diphosphomevalonate decarboxylase 2 isoform X2 — MAAAEEGQWVLMATGRSPTNIAVIKYWGKRDEALILPVNDSISVTLDPDHLSATTTVAVSPSFPSDRMWLNGKEISLSGGRFQSCLREIRKRAQDVEDEKKGIRIKKEDWGKLHVHIASYNNFPTAAGLASSVAGLVCFVFTLGNLMNVKEDYGELSSIARQGSGSACRSIYGGFVKWCMGKNNDGSDSIAVQLADEAHWNDLVIIIAVVSSKQKETSSTSGMRDSVETSPLLQYRAQACNE; from the exons atggcggcggcggaggaggggcagTGGGTGCTCATGGCCACCGGCCGATCTCCCACCAACATCGCCGTCATCAAGTACTGGGGGAAGAGGGACGAGGCGCTCATCCTCCCCGTCAACGACAGCATCAGCGTCACCCTCGACCCCGACCAcctctccgccaccaccaccgtcgccgtcagcccttccttcccctccgaCCGGATGTGGCTCAACGGCAAG GAGATCTCCTTGTCAGGAGGGAGGTTCCAGAGCTGCCTCAGGGAGATCCGGAAGCGTGCTCAAGATGTCGAGGATGAGAAGAAGGGGATCAGGATCAAGAAAGAGGACTGGGGGAAGCTACATGTACACATAGCATCGTACAACAACTTCCCCACTGCTGCTGGTTTGGCCTCTTCGGTTGCTGGCTTGGTTTGTTTTG TTTTCACCCTTGGAAATCTAATGAATGTGAAAGAAGATTATGGTGAACTTTCTTCCATAGCAAG GCAAGGGTCTGGAAGTGCATGCCGCAGTATATATGGGGGATTCGTGAAATGGTGTATGGGAAAA AATAATGATGGAAGTGACAGCATAGCTGTACAACTTGCTGATGAGGCACACTGGAATGATCTTGTTATTATCATAGCAGTG GTCAGTTCAAAGCAGAAGGAAACAAGTAGCACTAGTGGGATGCGAGACAGTGTTGAAACAAGTCCCCTTTTGCAATATAGGGCCCAG GCTTGCAACGAGTAG
- the LOC112936091 gene encoding diphosphomevalonate decarboxylase 2 isoform X3: MAAAEEGQWVLMATGRSPTNIAVIKYWGKRDEALILPVNDSISVTLDPDHLSATTTVAVSPSFPSDRMWLNGKEISLSGGRFQSCLREIRKRAQDVEDEKKGIRIKKEDWGKLHVHIASYNNFPTAAGLASSVAGLVCFVFTLGNLMNVKEDYGELSSIARQGSGSACRSIYGGFVKWCMGKNNDGSDSIAVQLADEAHWNDLVIIIAVVSSKQKETSSTSGMRDSVETSPLLQYRAQMVR; this comes from the exons atggcggcggcggaggaggggcagTGGGTGCTCATGGCCACCGGCCGATCTCCCACCAACATCGCCGTCATCAAGTACTGGGGGAAGAGGGACGAGGCGCTCATCCTCCCCGTCAACGACAGCATCAGCGTCACCCTCGACCCCGACCAcctctccgccaccaccaccgtcgccgtcagcccttccttcccctccgaCCGGATGTGGCTCAACGGCAAG GAGATCTCCTTGTCAGGAGGGAGGTTCCAGAGCTGCCTCAGGGAGATCCGGAAGCGTGCTCAAGATGTCGAGGATGAGAAGAAGGGGATCAGGATCAAGAAAGAGGACTGGGGGAAGCTACATGTACACATAGCATCGTACAACAACTTCCCCACTGCTGCTGGTTTGGCCTCTTCGGTTGCTGGCTTGGTTTGTTTTG TTTTCACCCTTGGAAATCTAATGAATGTGAAAGAAGATTATGGTGAACTTTCTTCCATAGCAAG GCAAGGGTCTGGAAGTGCATGCCGCAGTATATATGGGGGATTCGTGAAATGGTGTATGGGAAAA AATAATGATGGAAGTGACAGCATAGCTGTACAACTTGCTGATGAGGCACACTGGAATGATCTTGTTATTATCATAGCAGTG GTCAGTTCAAAGCAGAAGGAAACAAGTAGCACTAGTGGGATGCGAGACAGTGTTGAAACAAGTCCCCTTTTGCAATATAGGGCCCAG ATGGTGCGATGA
- the LOC112936091 gene encoding diphosphomevalonate decarboxylase 2 isoform X1 translates to MAAAEEGQWVLMATGRSPTNIAVIKYWGKRDEALILPVNDSISVTLDPDHLSATTTVAVSPSFPSDRMWLNGKEISLSGGRFQSCLREIRKRAQDVEDEKKGIRIKKEDWGKLHVHIASYNNFPTAAGLASSVAGLVCFVFTLGNLMNVKEDYGELSSIARQGSGSACRSIYGGFVKWCMGKNNDGSDSIAVQLADEAHWNDLVIIIAVVSSKQKETSSTSGMRDSVETSPLLQYRAQSWAVGYPLQDDVN, encoded by the exons atggcggcggcggaggaggggcagTGGGTGCTCATGGCCACCGGCCGATCTCCCACCAACATCGCCGTCATCAAGTACTGGGGGAAGAGGGACGAGGCGCTCATCCTCCCCGTCAACGACAGCATCAGCGTCACCCTCGACCCCGACCAcctctccgccaccaccaccgtcgccgtcagcccttccttcccctccgaCCGGATGTGGCTCAACGGCAAG GAGATCTCCTTGTCAGGAGGGAGGTTCCAGAGCTGCCTCAGGGAGATCCGGAAGCGTGCTCAAGATGTCGAGGATGAGAAGAAGGGGATCAGGATCAAGAAAGAGGACTGGGGGAAGCTACATGTACACATAGCATCGTACAACAACTTCCCCACTGCTGCTGGTTTGGCCTCTTCGGTTGCTGGCTTGGTTTGTTTTG TTTTCACCCTTGGAAATCTAATGAATGTGAAAGAAGATTATGGTGAACTTTCTTCCATAGCAAG GCAAGGGTCTGGAAGTGCATGCCGCAGTATATATGGGGGATTCGTGAAATGGTGTATGGGAAAA AATAATGATGGAAGTGACAGCATAGCTGTACAACTTGCTGATGAGGCACACTGGAATGATCTTGTTATTATCATAGCAGTG GTCAGTTCAAAGCAGAAGGAAACAAGTAGCACTAGTGGGATGCGAGACAGTGTTGAAACAAGTCCCCTTTTGCAATATAGGGCCCAG AGTTGGGCAGTTGGCTACCCCCTGCAAGacgatgttaattaa